The following is a genomic window from SAR86 cluster bacterium.
GTTTTTCAGGATAAATTGTAACAACAGGCAGTCCACTACATATTGCTTCTGCAATCATTGTCGAGCTCTCTTCAGTTACAAAAATCATATCTGATTCGTTAAAAAGTTTCTGAAGATTAAAATTTGAATTGTCTTTATGATACCAGACTGAGCTTGAGTCACATATATCTTTTAGCTCTGCATGCATTAAATCTTCCAAAAAAAACGGCGTCCTTCGAGAAGTAACAATTATTGGTGATATATTATTTTTAGTCGAAAATTTTTTTATGTTATTTATGAGCACATTAAAATCATTCTTTTGGAAGGTATAACCAGACCCATTTCCTCCAATTAAAAATAAAACTTTATTATTTTTTGAAGTTTTATTAACTAATTTAGTTGTATTTGGTGGGAAGAATGTTCGTATATTCGAAGGTCCCTTTCGTTTATCCAAAGTTATGTGAAGTTTGTAATTGCTGGATAGAATCCCACTTGCTTTACCATTTTGTATTGTCATAACACTATAAATTTTTCCTAGAGATGCACATATATGTGCTGTGTTCCCTCCGGTTGCAATTAGTAAATCAACATTTTTAATTTTAATATCTTCATACAAACTTTTAATTATTTTTGCATTACGAGTACTTAAATTTCTTGATAAGAATTTTTTATAAACTTTTATTAAGGCTCTCAAAAAACTATATTTTTGGTGAAGTGGAATTATTTCAAATTCAATAGAAATATCTTCACTCAATAAATTTATTATTCCTATTGATTGATTGACGTGGCCAGGAATACCATCACTTAAAATAGCAACTTTCATAGTAGATGTTTAAGAAATTTTTGAATTTGATAGAACTACATCTACCTGAAAAGATGAGTCATCATAATTTTCAATAATTGCAGTCCCTCCTGCTGATTCAACTATGGCTGCGCCTGCTGCAATATCCCATAAAAAAGTATTGAATTCTTTATACAAATCGACTTTGCCCGATGCAACATATGTAGATGCAATTGCGGCAGAACCAATCATTCGTACTTTTTTCCAATTTTGGAAATCATTTATGAATTTACTAATAACTGCCTCAGAAAAATCTGACTTATTTGGAAGACCGGTAAGTAATATTGCTCTATTTTTTTCGGTAACATTAGAAACATTTATCTCTTTATTGTTCTTTTTTGCTTTTGTGTAAATAGATCCCTCGTACATAAAATCGTTCTCAAAATCATATATAACTCCTAATACAGGTTTAGAATCTTTAACTAAAGATATTGAAACTGCGCATATTGGTATATCTCTAGAATAGTTTACTGTTCCATCGAGTGGATCTACAACCCAATAAATAGAACCAAGATCCTCCGATGACTTACCAGACTCTTCAGCTAATATTGGAAAATTTGATTCTAATAAATGAGTTTTAATTAAGTTTTCTGATTCTGTATCAGCTAAAAGTTTAGTATCTCTACTAGACACAAAAGTCT
Proteins encoded in this region:
- a CDS encoding mitochondrial fission ELM1 family protein; translation: MKVAILSDGIPGHVNQSIGIINLLSEDISIEFEIIPLHQKYSFLRALIKVYKKFLSRNLSTRNAKIIKSLYEDIKIKNVDLLIATGGNTAHICASLGKIYSVMTIQNGKASGILSSNYKLHITLDKRKGPSNIRTFFPPNTTKLVNKTSKNNKVLFLIGGNGSGYTFQKNDFNVLINNIKKFSTKNNISPIIVTSRRTPFFLEDLMHAELKDICDSSSVWYHKDNSNFNLQKLFNESDMIFVTEESSTMIAEAICSGLPVVTIYPEKHKKEKRHQDQVYKYIKTNLITRISIKSELEFNDCNIRNNIKKIKMEKQDLKNKILKGINNE
- a CDS encoding inositol monophosphatase produces the protein MEKSLIIKELELAKKTAEQAGKFLLKKKLTINLETFVSSRDTKLLADTESENLIKTHLLESNFPILAEESGKSSEDLGSIYWVVDPLDGTVNYSRDIPICAVSISLVKDSKPVLGVIYDFENDFMYEGSIYTKAKKNNKEINVSNVTEKNRAILLTGLPNKSDFSEAVISKFINDFQNWKKVRMIGSAAIASTYVASGKVDLYKEFNTFLWDIAAGAAIVESAGGTAIIENYDDSSFQVDVVLSNSKIS